A part of Desulforegulaceae bacterium genomic DNA contains:
- a CDS encoding TolC family protein codes for MIKFKKILLISALIFLLPFSSYSGEVTIFDMYKAAIENREIVKSYQLAVEQAKLEQKIQKGDYLPSLDAGYTANKLDESSRFGNMKLENIKNSEFAVFLTQNLFHGFKDKLEIAIADLDLKTSDYELLDIKHDIGLEVALRVLQVYQAEARRLVAMDAFKAYSERYENVLLKYDVGVAKKRDVLTVKVEKDDAEQNLAMAENEVEKALNMLNRVTKLSLEFSDIDFSLFESLPVFSPFEEYKTTMLSNRTDFKILKAGIEKAEKTRKLAQASFYPKIDLVLMQRYYSDEYYAFDSSTREDETRLQLNLGINLFDGMKKYKKIDKAGLETERVRYSLAELENELTTQLGNFLIDAQTAEKNHFVAREGITEAEENLRITELSFEKGVATATDVLDSIYYLSRARNNEITAKATIFMTLFYIKRMVVDYPEI; via the coding sequence CAATTTTTGATATGTACAAGGCTGCCATTGAAAACAGGGAAATTGTTAAGTCATATCAACTTGCAGTTGAGCAGGCAAAACTTGAGCAAAAAATTCAAAAAGGAGATTATCTTCCATCCCTTGATGCTGGATATACCGCAAACAAACTTGATGAATCATCCAGGTTTGGAAACATGAAGTTAGAAAATATAAAAAACAGTGAGTTTGCAGTTTTTTTAACCCAGAATCTCTTCCATGGATTTAAAGACAAGCTTGAGATTGCAATTGCAGATCTTGATTTGAAAACATCTGATTATGAACTTTTAGATATAAAACATGACATAGGTCTTGAAGTCGCTCTTAGGGTTCTTCAGGTTTATCAGGCCGAGGCAAGAAGGCTTGTTGCCATGGATGCTTTTAAGGCATATTCTGAGCGTTATGAAAATGTTTTGCTCAAATATGATGTAGGAGTTGCAAAAAAAAGAGATGTTCTTACAGTAAAAGTAGAAAAAGATGACGCTGAGCAAAACCTTGCCATGGCTGAAAATGAAGTGGAAAAAGCTCTTAATATGCTCAATAGGGTAACTAAACTTTCCCTTGAATTTAGTGACATTGATTTTTCTTTATTTGAATCTCTTCCTGTTTTTTCACCTTTTGAAGAATATAAAACCACAATGCTTTCCAATAGAACAGATTTTAAAATTTTAAAAGCAGGCATTGAAAAGGCAGAAAAGACAAGAAAGCTTGCACAAGCTTCATTTTATCCAAAAATAGACCTGGTTCTTATGCAAAGATATTATTCAGATGAATATTACGCCTTTGACTCTAGTACAAGGGAAGATGAAACAAGATTACAGCTTAATTTGGGAATTAATCTTTTTGACGGAATGAAAAAATATAAAAAGATTGACAAGGCTGGACTTGAAACTGAAAGGGTTAGATATTCTCTTGCTGAACTTGAAAATGAGCTGACAACCCAGCTTGGTAATTTCCTTATTGATGCTCAAACAGCTGAAAAAAATCATTTTGTTGCCCGTGAAGGTATAACTGAAGCAGAGGAAAATTTAAGAATAACCGAGCTTTCCTTTGAAAAAGGTGTTGCCACAGCAACTGATGTTTTAGATTCAATTTATTATCTTTCCAGGGCAAGAAACAATGAAATAACTGCCAAGGCAACTATTTTCATGACCTTGTTTTATATAAAGAGAATGGTTGTTGATTATCCAGAAATTTAG
- a CDS encoding periplasmic heavy metal sensor codes for MKKTLSILSITIFISVILISSASAMRVGQGNLGKGGYHCFNNLTPEEQSLIKTERANFFNQTKGLRTDIFNKKMELEQEFASETIDTAKVKTLRSEIFSLRQSMAEKRQAHLEKINEIIPGYSNCGFGPNQGKKHYKSKGIGGCRGFI; via the coding sequence ATGAAAAAAACATTATCAATATTATCAATTACAATTTTTATCTCAGTTATTCTCATTTCTTCAGCATCTGCAATGAGAGTGGGACAGGGCAATCTGGGAAAAGGCGGTTATCATTGTTTCAATAACCTTACCCCTGAAGAGCAAAGCTTAATTAAAACTGAAAGAGCAAATTTTTTTAATCAAACAAAAGGCTTAAGAACTGATATTTTCAATAAAAAAATGGAGCTTGAGCAGGAGTTTGCAAGTGAAACTATTGATACTGCAAAAGTAAAAACACTAAGAAGTGAAATTTTTTCCTTAAGACAGTCAATGGCAGAAAAAAGACAGGCTCATTTAGAAAAAATCAATGAAATAATACCTGGATATTCAAACTGCGGTTTTGGTCCAAATCAGGGAAAAAAGCATTATAAATCAAAAGGCATTGGCGGATGCCGAGGATTTATCTAA
- a CDS encoding YkgJ family cysteine cluster protein, whose product MSKSKGLAKNYPKPKRLSFPEDEKETGWLSDLLDSYHTADKAIYELIMKEESKGRKLACARGCSACCSTHVTIPVYPMELLGIYWYVILKAEKEKQKLLKEKLTRFKNSGGCPFLIQGACSIHPMRPLACRHFNVFGKPCAKGEDPYYTRRKDVLTPDESAKNKALAFLLSIHNINDRKEKKEFVNSGQIHSLAKNLQEIEWYKLGARI is encoded by the coding sequence ATGAGCAAATCAAAAGGACTTGCAAAAAATTATCCAAAACCAAAGAGGCTTTCATTTCCAGAAGACGAAAAGGAAACCGGCTGGCTTTCTGATCTTCTTGATTCTTATCATACTGCTGATAAAGCAATTTATGAACTCATAATGAAAGAGGAGAGTAAGGGTAGAAAACTTGCCTGTGCAAGAGGGTGTTCAGCCTGCTGCTCAACCCATGTTACCATTCCGGTTTATCCAATGGAGCTTCTGGGGATTTATTGGTATGTTATTTTAAAAGCTGAAAAAGAAAAACAAAAGTTGCTAAAGGAAAAGCTTACTAGATTTAAAAATAGCGGTGGTTGCCCTTTTTTAATTCAAGGTGCTTGCTCAATTCATCCCATGCGTCCTTTGGCCTGCAGGCATTTTAATGTTTTTGGAAAGCCTTGTGCCAAAGGTGAAGATCCTTATTATACAAGAAGAAAAGATGTGCTTACCCCAGATGAATCAGCTAAAAACAAGGCCCTTGCCTTTCTTCTTTCAATTCATAATATAAATGACAGAAAAGAAAAAAAAGAATTTGTTAACTCTGGTCAAATTCACTCCCTTGCCAAAAATCTTCAGGAAATTGAATGGTATAAGCTTGGAGCAAGAATTTAG
- a CDS encoding class I adenylate-forming enzyme family protein — protein MESKLPLLTDILDSNRKKYSDDCALVELEPVKKLRKTLTWKEFGEYSGKIATNLHHRNLKKGDCVVHLMMNSLEWLPVYFGILKLGALVVPINYRFMGKTIRNCINLVEAKAVFFDETFIERLDEIYDDLKDKNLLFVFTGKKEVSPFYSIHISDFLSEDENQEVLDRVELKPEDDAAMYFTSGTTGDPKAVLLTHDNLSYVCEVEHNHHGQSKDDVFLCIPPLYHTGAKMHWLGSLRAGGKAVILKGSKPRDIITAVSEESVSIVWLLVPWAHDILVAIENKEIDLKDYDLSRWRLMHMGAQPVPETLVRKWEAVFPHHEYDTNYGLTEASGPGCVHLGTGNLDKIGSIGIPGYGWKVQIVYRNMQPVPRGEPGELLVRGRGVMKEYYKNKEATERTIKDGWLRTGDIARVDKDGFVWLLDRKKDVIITGGENIFPAEIEDFILSHPKVQDVAVIGTPDKRLGELVTAVVQPKKGQDISEEEIIEFCNKIPRYRRPRIVHFDYVPRNPTGKIEKPKLRKKFTGIYSSFKRDFYAS, from the coding sequence TTGGAGTCAAAACTTCCTCTACTAACCGACATACTGGATTCAAACAGAAAAAAATACAGTGATGATTGTGCACTTGTTGAACTTGAGCCCGTGAAAAAATTACGAAAAACCCTTACCTGGAAAGAGTTTGGGGAATATTCAGGTAAAATCGCAACAAATCTTCACCATAGAAATCTGAAAAAAGGCGATTGCGTTGTTCATCTCATGATGAATTCTTTGGAATGGCTTCCTGTTTACTTTGGAATTTTAAAACTTGGAGCTCTTGTTGTACCTATAAACTATAGGTTTATGGGTAAGACAATAAGAAATTGTATTAATCTTGTTGAAGCAAAAGCTGTTTTTTTTGATGAGACTTTTATAGAAAGACTTGATGAAATTTATGATGATTTAAAGGATAAAAACCTCTTATTTGTATTTACAGGTAAAAAAGAAGTTTCTCCTTTTTACAGTATTCATATTTCAGATTTTTTATCAGAGGATGAAAATCAAGAGGTTTTGGACAGGGTTGAGTTAAAGCCCGAAGATGATGCTGCAATGTATTTTACTTCAGGAACAACAGGAGATCCCAAGGCAGTTCTTCTAACCCATGATAATCTTTCCTATGTTTGCGAAGTTGAGCACAATCATCATGGGCAGTCAAAAGACGATGTGTTTTTATGTATTCCTCCTCTTTATCATACAGGTGCAAAAATGCATTGGCTGGGAAGTCTTAGAGCCGGAGGAAAGGCTGTGATTTTAAAAGGCAGTAAACCCCGGGACATAATAACTGCTGTTTCAGAAGAATCTGTTTCAATAGTTTGGCTTCTTGTGCCCTGGGCCCATGATATCCTTGTTGCAATTGAAAATAAGGAGATTGATTTAAAAGATTATGATCTTTCAAGATGGAGGCTGATGCATATGGGCGCCCAGCCTGTTCCTGAAACTCTTGTAAGAAAATGGGAGGCGGTTTTTCCCCACCACGAATATGACACAAACTATGGACTGACAGAAGCATCTGGTCCTGGGTGTGTTCATCTTGGTACTGGTAATCTTGATAAAATCGGATCCATTGGTATTCCGGGATATGGATGGAAAGTTCAGATTGTTTACAGAAATATGCAACCTGTTCCAAGAGGCGAGCCAGGAGAACTCCTTGTCAGAGGCAGGGGGGTAATGAAAGAATATTATAAAAACAAGGAAGCAACTGAAAGAACGATTAAAGACGGTTGGCTGAGAACAGGCGATATAGCAAGAGTGGATAAAGACGGGTTCGTCTGGCTGCTTGACAGGAAAAAAGACGTTATAATTACAGGTGGAGAAAATATTTTTCCAGCTGAAATAGAAGATTTTATTCTTTCCCATCCAAAAGTTCAGGATGTTGCAGTAATAGGAACTCCTGATAAAAGGCTGGGAGAACTTGTAACAGCAGTTGTTCAGCCAAAAAAGGGGCAGGATATTTCAGAAGAGGAAATTATTGAGTTCTGCAATAAGATTCCAAGGTACAGAAGGCCAAGAATTGTTCATTTTGACTATGTTCCAAGAAATCCTACGGGAAAAATAGAAAAGCCAAAATTAAGGAAAAAATTTACTGGAATTTATTCAAGTTTTAAAAGGGATTTTTATGCTTCTTAG